The Henckelia pumila isolate YLH828 chromosome 2, ASM3356847v2, whole genome shotgun sequence genome includes a window with the following:
- the LOC140880340 gene encoding uncharacterized protein isoform X1 gives MRADENSVMVPWSFDANWTIARGSLESTVAVESPENKIAESDADDSAPLVLKPSRLDSDHCEIKICFKKKYDICQIYVRSTARVYEVYCSHSPQSSNEYLCTVRCNAAERDGKILQTTGIEYVSEEHGDCFVGKMPEDIVTNGGGGDDDWVKIKVPEVGGSSSDKTDTDRVKNVQDLYEATAQISDAEPCSLLTIRFLSLQNKSHVYVDEVYVFADNVESTDSANEAVVAGSSTGSSLMAMLLPALLQSARSGIGPCVKDNHASDEVLKEDKMEIGLRKTNGMDVEHSKSQSDRQYVNVLNAAPAATAELQRPSSYPNTEKSIASMIKIDVGSAVEQVDQQSLNLQELDKDAAQFTKPQQPTSALNAKPVGSNDMLHYRLERTLEHLISRVSRVEDICLRFEEKLLRPIESMELRIQHLEIQLQKLTENSLCCELPHCTRISAPTFSCSESDTKSLYEGNECPPGVASDSEKNVFLCGGASNLFPDANFHPSLVVSAPEFSCGEDEEDNDDTSCIKPRETLSIDDALAAALSGFMSAAKTNLSDHIQTISDSSSLVDEKIDHCNKDESCQKKAQEIPSAENCQREPSQFTQIWSILIHDFTSVENGDDEHLNYIHSSSDPDTLYENKEDHDVGMIPSSIQSKHSSTAVDSCDFNENRNMGDFGLTWNGNFPVVPTSPNRTCTVNPDSSDTVVIFESNTVNSSCERGVSCDCQAGDLVEACNYQICEETKPRETNTDGLDDQETTKQVLGFDSGSKSLVPERCVAVKGSIKDDTPDNFESSCASMVDYELPILDVEFTLNDYTSTRSPLEALLDGVAELNTKPHSIHDKVDDDGNAEQIIVEIMDGNEAADLLPDNSLLLDLAVTSEDRSLNSQGLVTLSCPINQEIIVSLI, from the exons ATGCGAGCAGACGAAAACAGCGTTATGGTTCCATGGAGCTTCGATGCGAATTGGACCATCGCTCGCGGTTCTCTCGAAAGTACTGTCGCTGTCGAGTCTCCGGAGAATAAGATCGCCGAATCCGACGCGGATGATTCAGCGCCACTTGTTCTCAAGCCTTCTCGCCTCGATTCCGATCATTGTGAAATTAAGA TATGTTTTAAGAAGAAGTATGATATCTGTCAAATTTATGTTCGAAGCACTGCTCGTGTATATGAGGTATATTGTTCACATTCTCCTCAGAGTAGCAATGAGTATCTGTGCACTGTTCGATGCAATGCTGCCGAAAGAGATGGAAAGATACTCCAAACAACAGGCATTGAATATGTTTCTGAGGAACATGGTGATTGTTTTGTGGGGAAGATGCCTGAAGATATTGTTACAAATGGGGGTGGTGGTGATGATGATTGGGTTAAGATTAAAGTCCCTGAGGTTGGCGGAAGTTCTTCGGATAAGACTGACACTGACAGGGTGAAAAATGTACAG GATCTATATGAGGCTACCGCACAAATTAGCGATGCAGAGCCTTGCTCATTGCTCACAATTCGATTCCTATCACTTCAGAATAAAAGccatgtatatgttgatgaagTTTATGTATTTGCTGATAATGTGGAGTCGACTGATTCTGCAAACGAGGCAGTGGTCGCAGGCAGTTCTACTGGAAGTTCTCTAATGGCCATGCTCCTCCCTGCACTTCTGCAATCAGCTAGATCGGGAATAGGTCCATGTGTAAAAGATAATCATGCCTCTGATGAAGTGCTTAAGGAGGATAAAATGGAAATTGGGTTGAGAAAAACTAATGGAATGGATGTTGAACATTCAAAAAGCCAAAGTGATCGACAATATGTAAATGTGCTGAATGCAGCTCCAGCTGCAACAGCTGAACTTCAACGACCCAGCTCATATCCAAATACTGAGAAATCTATCGCGTCCATGATAAAAATTGATGTTGGATCAGCAGTGGAGCAAGTTGATCAACAATCTCTGAATTTGCAAGAACTTGACAAGGATGCTGCTCAATTCACTAAACCCCAGCAACCCACCTCAGCTCTAAATGCAAAGCCCGTGGGCAGTAATGATATGCTACATTATCGTCTTGAAAGAACTTTGGAACACCTTATTTCTCGGGTAAGCAGAGTGGAGGATATTTGCTTGAGGTTTGAAGAAAAATTGCTGAGGCCCATAGAGAGCATGGAGTTAAGGATTCAACACTTAGAGATTCAACTTCAAAAACTTACTGAGAATTCTCTCTGTTGTGAACTGCCACATTGCACTAGAATATCTGCTCCTACATTTTCTTGCAGCGAGTCCGACACTAAGTCATTATACGAGGGAAATGAGTGTCCACCTGGTGTTGCTTCAGACTCTGAAAAGAACGTTTTTCTGTGTGGTGGTGCATCTAACTTATTCCCTGATGCAAATTTTCATCCAAGCCTTGTGGTCAGTGCTCCTGAGTTTTCATGTGGTGAAGATGAAGAAGATAATGATGATACTTCTTGTATAAAACCAAGAGAAACCTTGTCAATTGATGATGCGCTAGCTGCAGCTCTTTCTGGATTTATGTCAGCTGCTAAAACAAATCTTTCTGATCACATTCAGACGATTTCCGACTCTTCCAGTTTGGTAGATGAAAAAATAGATCATTGCAATAAGGATGAATCTTGTCAAAAGAAAGCTCAAGAAATTCCCTCTGCAGAAAATTGCCAAAGAGAACCTTCACAGTTTACTCAAATTTGGTCAATTCTAATTCATGATTTTACTTCAGTGGAAAATGGTGATGATGAGCATCTGAATTATATCCACTCTTCTTCAGATCCGGATACTCTGTATGAAAATAAGGAGGACCATGATGTTGGTATGATTCCTTCTAGCATTCAGAGCAAACACTCCTCAACTGCAGTGGATTCTTGTGATTTTAATGAAAACAGGAATATGGGTGACTTTGGGTTAACATGGAATGGCAATTTTCCTGTTGTTCCTACTAGCCCAAACAGAACATGTACTGTTAATCCAGACTCCAGTGACACGGTTGTAATATTTGAATCTAACACTGTTAACAGCTCTTGCGAAAGGGGTGTCAGTTGCGATTGTCAAGCAGGGGACTTGGTGGAAGCATGCAATTACCAAATTTGTGAGGAAACTAAACCAAGAGAAACGAATACTGATGGACTTGATGATCAGGAGACTACAAAACAGGTGTTGGGGTTTGATTCTGGGAGTAAATCTTTAGTTCCAGAAAGGTGCGTTGCTGTAAAAGGCTCCATCAAAGATGACACACCTGATAATTTTGAATCTTCATGTGCTTCCATGGTGGATTATGAGTTACCCATTTTGGATGTGGAATTCACTTTAAATGACTACACCAGTACCAGATCACCCCTAGAAGCTCTTTTAGATGGAGTAGCAGAGTTAAATACTAAGCCCCATTCAATTCATGATAAAGTTGATGATGATGGGAATGCTGAGCAAATTATTGTTGAAATCATGGACGGTAATGAAGCAGCTGACCTTTTACCAGATAATTCACTTTTGTTGGACCTAGCAGTTACCTCTGAAGACAGGTCTTTAAATTCCCAGGGTTTGGTTACCCTCTCATGTCCCATTAACCAAGAGATAATTGTAAGTCTGATTTGA
- the LOC140880340 gene encoding uncharacterized protein isoform X2 yields the protein MRADENSVMVPWSFDANWTIARGSLESTVAVESPENKIAESDADDSAPLVLKPSRLDSDHCEIKICFKKKYDICQIYVRSTARVYEVYCSHSPQSSNEYLCTVRCNAAERDGKILQTTGIEYVSEEHGDCFVGKMPEDIVTNGGGGDDDWVKIKVPEVGGSSSDKTDTDRVKNVQNKSHVYVDEVYVFADNVESTDSANEAVVAGSSTGSSLMAMLLPALLQSARSGIGPCVKDNHASDEVLKEDKMEIGLRKTNGMDVEHSKSQSDRQYVNVLNAAPAATAELQRPSSYPNTEKSIASMIKIDVGSAVEQVDQQSLNLQELDKDAAQFTKPQQPTSALNAKPVGSNDMLHYRLERTLEHLISRVSRVEDICLRFEEKLLRPIESMELRIQHLEIQLQKLTENSLCCELPHCTRISAPTFSCSESDTKSLYEGNECPPGVASDSEKNVFLCGGASNLFPDANFHPSLVVSAPEFSCGEDEEDNDDTSCIKPRETLSIDDALAAALSGFMSAAKTNLSDHIQTISDSSSLVDEKIDHCNKDESCQKKAQEIPSAENCQREPSQFTQIWSILIHDFTSVENGDDEHLNYIHSSSDPDTLYENKEDHDVGMIPSSIQSKHSSTAVDSCDFNENRNMGDFGLTWNGNFPVVPTSPNRTCTVNPDSSDTVVIFESNTVNSSCERGVSCDCQAGDLVEACNYQICEETKPRETNTDGLDDQETTKQVLGFDSGSKSLVPERCVAVKGSIKDDTPDNFESSCASMVDYELPILDVEFTLNDYTSTRSPLEALLDGVAELNTKPHSIHDKVDDDGNAEQIIVEIMDGNEAADLLPDNSLLLDLAVTSEDRSLNSQGLVTLSCPINQEIIVSLI from the exons ATGCGAGCAGACGAAAACAGCGTTATGGTTCCATGGAGCTTCGATGCGAATTGGACCATCGCTCGCGGTTCTCTCGAAAGTACTGTCGCTGTCGAGTCTCCGGAGAATAAGATCGCCGAATCCGACGCGGATGATTCAGCGCCACTTGTTCTCAAGCCTTCTCGCCTCGATTCCGATCATTGTGAAATTAAGA TATGTTTTAAGAAGAAGTATGATATCTGTCAAATTTATGTTCGAAGCACTGCTCGTGTATATGAGGTATATTGTTCACATTCTCCTCAGAGTAGCAATGAGTATCTGTGCACTGTTCGATGCAATGCTGCCGAAAGAGATGGAAAGATACTCCAAACAACAGGCATTGAATATGTTTCTGAGGAACATGGTGATTGTTTTGTGGGGAAGATGCCTGAAGATATTGTTACAAATGGGGGTGGTGGTGATGATGATTGGGTTAAGATTAAAGTCCCTGAGGTTGGCGGAAGTTCTTCGGATAAGACTGACACTGACAGGGTGAAAAATGTACAG AATAAAAGccatgtatatgttgatgaagTTTATGTATTTGCTGATAATGTGGAGTCGACTGATTCTGCAAACGAGGCAGTGGTCGCAGGCAGTTCTACTGGAAGTTCTCTAATGGCCATGCTCCTCCCTGCACTTCTGCAATCAGCTAGATCGGGAATAGGTCCATGTGTAAAAGATAATCATGCCTCTGATGAAGTGCTTAAGGAGGATAAAATGGAAATTGGGTTGAGAAAAACTAATGGAATGGATGTTGAACATTCAAAAAGCCAAAGTGATCGACAATATGTAAATGTGCTGAATGCAGCTCCAGCTGCAACAGCTGAACTTCAACGACCCAGCTCATATCCAAATACTGAGAAATCTATCGCGTCCATGATAAAAATTGATGTTGGATCAGCAGTGGAGCAAGTTGATCAACAATCTCTGAATTTGCAAGAACTTGACAAGGATGCTGCTCAATTCACTAAACCCCAGCAACCCACCTCAGCTCTAAATGCAAAGCCCGTGGGCAGTAATGATATGCTACATTATCGTCTTGAAAGAACTTTGGAACACCTTATTTCTCGGGTAAGCAGAGTGGAGGATATTTGCTTGAGGTTTGAAGAAAAATTGCTGAGGCCCATAGAGAGCATGGAGTTAAGGATTCAACACTTAGAGATTCAACTTCAAAAACTTACTGAGAATTCTCTCTGTTGTGAACTGCCACATTGCACTAGAATATCTGCTCCTACATTTTCTTGCAGCGAGTCCGACACTAAGTCATTATACGAGGGAAATGAGTGTCCACCTGGTGTTGCTTCAGACTCTGAAAAGAACGTTTTTCTGTGTGGTGGTGCATCTAACTTATTCCCTGATGCAAATTTTCATCCAAGCCTTGTGGTCAGTGCTCCTGAGTTTTCATGTGGTGAAGATGAAGAAGATAATGATGATACTTCTTGTATAAAACCAAGAGAAACCTTGTCAATTGATGATGCGCTAGCTGCAGCTCTTTCTGGATTTATGTCAGCTGCTAAAACAAATCTTTCTGATCACATTCAGACGATTTCCGACTCTTCCAGTTTGGTAGATGAAAAAATAGATCATTGCAATAAGGATGAATCTTGTCAAAAGAAAGCTCAAGAAATTCCCTCTGCAGAAAATTGCCAAAGAGAACCTTCACAGTTTACTCAAATTTGGTCAATTCTAATTCATGATTTTACTTCAGTGGAAAATGGTGATGATGAGCATCTGAATTATATCCACTCTTCTTCAGATCCGGATACTCTGTATGAAAATAAGGAGGACCATGATGTTGGTATGATTCCTTCTAGCATTCAGAGCAAACACTCCTCAACTGCAGTGGATTCTTGTGATTTTAATGAAAACAGGAATATGGGTGACTTTGGGTTAACATGGAATGGCAATTTTCCTGTTGTTCCTACTAGCCCAAACAGAACATGTACTGTTAATCCAGACTCCAGTGACACGGTTGTAATATTTGAATCTAACACTGTTAACAGCTCTTGCGAAAGGGGTGTCAGTTGCGATTGTCAAGCAGGGGACTTGGTGGAAGCATGCAATTACCAAATTTGTGAGGAAACTAAACCAAGAGAAACGAATACTGATGGACTTGATGATCAGGAGACTACAAAACAGGTGTTGGGGTTTGATTCTGGGAGTAAATCTTTAGTTCCAGAAAGGTGCGTTGCTGTAAAAGGCTCCATCAAAGATGACACACCTGATAATTTTGAATCTTCATGTGCTTCCATGGTGGATTATGAGTTACCCATTTTGGATGTGGAATTCACTTTAAATGACTACACCAGTACCAGATCACCCCTAGAAGCTCTTTTAGATGGAGTAGCAGAGTTAAATACTAAGCCCCATTCAATTCATGATAAAGTTGATGATGATGGGAATGCTGAGCAAATTATTGTTGAAATCATGGACGGTAATGAAGCAGCTGACCTTTTACCAGATAATTCACTTTTGTTGGACCTAGCAGTTACCTCTGAAGACAGGTCTTTAAATTCCCAGGGTTTGGTTACCCTCTCATGTCCCATTAACCAAGAGATAATTGTAAGTCTGATTTGA